The genomic region cgccggcgccgttctgcccatgtgggcagttgctgacggtacgccacatttcaaCGTCCTGTCCGAAtcttaatacactgcgcattgatcttggcctgccatgttctctggatgaaattttagcggatgacccaggagcagctactcgcgttcttcgttttatccacttgataaacctgtctaaggacatttgattatgctgttttcttttaatcccttgcctgttaatgtgactTTTATAGTGTTGCCCTCTTTAGTTGCTGTTTCAACATTGTGCCTTGCAGTGAATTCATAATTTACTCCGGGCggtaatgaccactgtagttgtgcgccctaacacCACAAAAAAATTTCCCGCGATTTGGGGAAGTAACTTGTCAAACAGAAACATTATTTCGTCGCAGAGGGTCATAAATTTGCTCATTTTGTCCATGGCTGATCGAATTTTGTGAGCTATACTCTCGATTTTTCCAGTCGTGTCTGGTTTCATTCTTGTGACTATATGTGTCTTCATCTGTCTCAATGAGCCTCCAATGGAAGTGACATCATTAATTCCGTACTCGTTCGTCGATTGGCTGGCTGTGGCACGTGCGCAAGTTTGTGCATACTGTCTTTGTGTTGATTGTCGGTCTCGATTGTCTTCAGTTATAGTCGGTTATGGCGGTTGAATTAAGTGGCTAGATGTTGCAGTCTCGCTTCGAACTTTTGTGGTGGTGCTGTAAGGTTATAACGCCATTCGGTACTCTGGGCAAACTTTCCAGTTGGCAGGATGGCttgtcagatggctctgagcactatggaacttagaactacttaaacccaactaacctaaggacaacacacacatccatgcccgaggcagtattcgaacctgcgacctagcagtcacgcggttccggacggaagcacctagagtcgctcggccacagcggctggcaggaTGGCTTTTATTCCTACAAAGAGTACATGCAGGTTGTTCTGTTGATGTAATGTGCCCCGGTTTGTCATGTCAGGGCCTGTGCATTTCACGCGTCTCGGTAGCAGGCAGCAGTATTTTGTCATATCCTGAAGCCTCTGGCAGTTCTGTGTCGTACGTCTTCTTCCGGAAGCTAGTATCCAGTAAGTAATGTTCGGTATAGATTCTGTCGTTGTCGTTACGCTTTTTATGCATACGCTCGATCTCGCCGATCGCTACAACCTTTACGCTCATTTGTTTTTCGGAGCTCGCACTGTTATTTAATGAAAGGTCCATTAACACAGTGTTTTACAACTCTGCTGAGTCACTGCACCAGACGAAAGTCTTGTTTAAATTGAAATCTGAATATCGGTACTTTAGATTTTAAAAGTTCTTTATTTCAATAGAACGCTTAATTACGCTGTCAAACAAATTCTACGTTTCCACCAGGGTCCTTCATTCGTCGTGTTTCATTTCATGATTAAATTCGAGGCAGTGCTCGATGACTGCCGATTTGCTGTTTGTTTCAATCGAATGCGTCACTACAGTTCCTAGTTACCTTTCCTCCACAAAAAACATGCCACATTCGGAGGTGGTTCATGCCCGGATTTTGAACATCTAGAGCGTCTTTAACATGACATCAAAGACTCTATGTTGACGAAAGAATGGGATCAAATGCATTTAGAGGGCTCCGAGAAACAAATGAGCACCACTAAGAGCGTAGCGGGCGCTACAAGTCGAACTTGGACGTAGATAACGGCGCTATGGCAATAATAGTACAGTCTGGTTAGAGTCCACGCAGTCAGTAGGCATAATATAATACAGCTCGTATCACCTGCGGAAAGCGGCTGGGTCGATCGTCGAAATGCTATGTAGATGAGAGGAGATAGGAACATTGCTGAACATCGGATAATACACTATCAATCAGTGGAGTAGAGAAATCATGAGAGAGCAGATCGCTTGACATCCCAATAGGTCCAGACTCCGCGCACATTGCATCAGGGGACGTTTTGTGTCGAAATTTTCCTGTCATCTTGGCTTGGACGAACATCAGCGCAAAATAATTCACAGTTATTGTAAGATCCAAGCTGATTTTGAGTTCATTTTATATTTCTCGGATCAAATAAGAATCAAAAACTTACTTTTATACCGTTTTTAACTTAAATTGAACTATTTACATAGTAACTACTGTCCTATTTCGTGTACAATATTTACTATGTGTTGTCTAGTGTTTCtgataaattttttatttgaataaatttttttttgttcgcaGGAGTCTGGAGCAATGTAATCTCTGAAGCTTTTCCATCATTTCCCCAAAAAGTGGATTTATAAGGTGGGTCGAGTAGCTTATTTCGATACGACACTGTGCCAACGGAACTAGTTTTGGAGAGCTGTGTTCATGGTGTAGAAAGGTAGAAATAATGTTGCAAAAGAAAAGGACATCACAACAACGTCATCTGCGAACTGTTGTAAGACATCATCCTATGAATTCATCTGAGACAGCAGCCTTTCGATGTTATGACGATGTTGTGCAGGAATAAGTGTCCCTCCTCCTCCTGGGCCCTCAAGGTATCTCAGGTTCTTATGTGCTGACGAACTGTAGTTTTGGAAGCTTTGTATCCAGTGGTACTAGAAAGAATGTAACATTCGTCGTGATGTGGTCCCTGTGGACTGCTCACGAAAATGGCAGTTGAAAGCACCATAGGCGTCAGTGGATCATCTGGAGTGGCTCTCCTTTGAGTTCTGAAGACACCGTGAGTTGAGGAATCCCACTGACTCTCCGCCGCATGCGGCGGCCATGAGAGGCCCGTCCGTGGAAAGGTGAGCCGGCTCGTGGAGCCGCCATGCTGCggccatcgccgccgccgccgccgcctccgccgcccccgctgcctctgctgctgctcgCCGTTTTCGTGCTGTTGATCTCCCTGGAACACCACTTGGCCGCCGCCTGCCCGTCCGCGTGCAAGTGCATGTGGAAGGGTGGCAAGCAGACCGTGGAGTGCATCGGCGAAGGTCTCATCACCATCCCAGACGGAATAGACCCAGGCACGCAGGTGCTGGAGTTCTCAGGGAACAACCTGCAGTCTCTCCCCAGGGAACGTTTCCAGAGGATGGGCATCATCAACCTGCAGCGTATCTACCTGGCTCGTTGCCGCATCGTTCAGATAGACGACCGCGCCTTCAAAGGACTGACCAACCTGGTGGAGCTAGACCTGTCTCAGAACCAGCTGCGCTACGTTCCCACAGCAACCTTCAGTGACTATCCTTCGCTCATGAGGCTCATCATGAATGGGAACCCTATCCGATCTTTGGAAGCGGGTGCTTTCAAATCCTTGCCGTTTCTCACGACGTTAGAATTGTCTGACTGTGAAATTGAAACTGTGGAACCTGGAGCTTTTTCTGGTCTAGATAATCTGGAGTGGCTCAAGTTGGATGGGAACCGTCTCAACAACATCAGGGGTACCGACACTCTCCCGAGTACCCTTCACGAGATTTATCTGCACCAGAATCCTTGGCAGTGTGACTGCAGGCTAACTGACCTGAGGGCATGGCTGGTGACGTATAAGGTTCCACATACAGAAGAGCCCAAATGTACATCACCGGGGCGGCTGAAAGGGGAGCTCATAAAGACACTGGACTTGAACGATCTCGCTTGTCTCCCAGATGTCTCCCCTACGACTCTGTATCTTGAGATTGCCGAGGGTAAGAACGTTTCACTCTTGTGTAGGGTGTCTGCGATACCAGAGGCACGAGTGTCGTGGTGGTTTCAAGGGAGGATACTTCAGAACGATTCACTGGTGGCTCCCGGTGTTCACCTGTACTACTTCGTAGAGGAAGGTTCAGAAGAAAAGAAGAGTGAGCTGTTCATCTTCAACACCAACACAGAAGACAACGGCACCTTTGTCTGTGTGGCTGAGAATCCAGCTGGGAAGAGCCATTCCAACTACACTATACGCATAATCGTGAGGGAAGAACCCATTGTAGGGCCGCCGCCGTTCCCTTACGAGTACGTAATAACGATAGCGTGCTCCATATCAGTAATAGTGCTCTTCTTGCTGATCGGCGTGGTGGCGTGCGCGATACGTTGCCGACGGAGGCGCATGCGCCGCCGGAAGAAGGAGCGCAGCAAGGTGGTTGCCCTGCAGCAAGGCAAGGGCGCCCCTCTGAACCCCATCACGAGGCTGGGCGGCGCCGGTGGCCTGGGCGGCGCGCGCGCCCCAGAGGGAACAGCGGGGGTGGTGCCGCCCCCGGCCAAGGCCAACGGCGCGCTGCTGATGGGTGCGGGGGCGGACGGACGGTCGCATGCCCTGCCGCCGCTGCAACACGACGTCATGATGTCGCTGGCGGCAGCcggaggcggcagcggcggagCGGCCAACCCCTGCCTCGCTGGCAGCCCCCACTCCATGAGGTCATACGCGCTGGAGGCCAACCCGGACCTCATCAACGACACCGAGAGCATCGGCAAGGAGAGGCATCGCGGGGACGGAGACGGCGGGGAGGAGGCTGGAGGTAAGCAAATAAAAGTCCCTCCAGCTGATTCTTGCAGTGTACTTTAGAGTTCTGAAAGAATAGGTGTGTCTTTGAGATGTTTTTACTATGAACAGTTTAAAGGTGACATGTCGTTATAAATCTTTGTCCAACGTCCAGTGGAGGCGGAATAACGCCTGTTATAAATTCCAGAAGGACGTGCTCGAATTATTCACACAGACGTCAAGAAATTATTAGTTCTGTACATTGATTATAAGCGTTAATATTTGGAGTCATTGGGCAACAGTTGCTATTTCAGTTATCAACAAtcatataaataagaaaaaattccGTTTTTgtatacaaatattttatttgtgtgcACCACAAACGTTTCACCTATTGGGGagaggcatcttcagtggtctacaatatacaagaaaattatttaattattcttaTTTCAATACCAGATTTGTAGTGGATCTCGAAAGCTCATTTAATTATGTAACCATTTACAACCCTATTTTAGTATGGTTCTTTTACATTTAATTCGTTTTTATGTCCTTTTCATACCCTCATTTATTCTTCAGAGCATGCTAGATGTGTGTACTATAAGAATCTTTAGTACACGTTTCTTCCAATTTAGATGTCACACAGTTAAATAGTTGTAAATATAAATGAGTAGTGAAATGAAATGCCAGAATCACTACAGATATCTTATCAATATAAAAttcaataattttcttttatatatacatTACTGAATTTGCCTAGCATAAATAGATGAGACATGTTTGGTACATGCCAAtaaaacattcagttgcaaaagacagagttttttattatttatatgacaAAAATGATATTTCGTTTATCGTTAGGTACTCTTAGGCAATCACAAGTATAGTCCGAAGAGGACCCGGTGCCTGATGTGCGGTGACAAATTGTCGTCCAGAgctctgggcgagttcattcgtttgtttggaagggaAGACTGACATTGTCCGACCCCTTTCGGCCGGTCGGTGACGGCAGAATCGAGAAGCATGTAATGCAACATTTCTCATacgattttactgaagttattacgtaaaaaaaaaaaaaaaaaaaaaaaaaacatttttgagttTCTTGTAGCttcatatgtcagcttcatgatgatgtgTCCAGCACTTCGTTAATAGTCACAGTTGTTGTGAGATTTAcgcggaagtaagacactgcgcgaaactcaaaaaagtttgcaatgaaaaatagagataGCTATCATTTtctgtttggtgcatattacgtaatatgttggCGCATGTGaagtttagctaacatattgacgcTTTCATCAGACTTGAGTGGAGACCTctctctgtcaccaatctcgagaaaagtgAAATAGTGTAGCAGACTCGTTTACAATCGCACACTCTAGCgacaaagccagagtgaaatatccacagtaTTCCCGGTATTTCAGAAACGGTTTgaaatatcgaaatgagatttttgcCGAGCACTCAAAGAAGAGAGTAGCTTACCACGCTGTtattgtgcaaaacttcatcattCCAATAAGTAGagattttttcaatgaaagagTGAAATTTTCAAGAGCCATCGATagatggtgaaacgagaaatgctatgtgctttggaacaacataagggaagacattacacgtttatttttgctCCAGAGATACGTTTTATCACAAACCACTGATCTTACTGTTCCTCAATTTCtcgcttaataaacttaataaactactGTTTCAGAACTTCCCCGAAATTGTGTCTGCACATTATATTAGTGAGGTGACGCGTTGTAAACTTCgctatgttttggcaaaagaagcagattttgatATGGCAACAACAGAAATGTTTAAGTTTTACTGAAAATTCGATACTCATGACGCTTTTCTGAAAGTTACATTCAGTTGAGAAGGCCGACATGAATAAATCTCTGCCTTTTTCATCGGAATACATTTTACAAACTAACAAAAGCAGAGGCGACAGATCTTTTTAAATGGTCTCCATGA from Schistocerca cancellata isolate TAMUIC-IGC-003103 chromosome 7, iqSchCanc2.1, whole genome shotgun sequence harbors:
- the LOC126092697 gene encoding leucine-rich repeat-containing protein 24-like — translated: MLRPSPPPPPPPPPPLPLLLLAVFVLLISLEHHLAAACPSACKCMWKGGKQTVECIGEGLITIPDGIDPGTQVLEFSGNNLQSLPRERFQRMGIINLQRIYLARCRIVQIDDRAFKGLTNLVELDLSQNQLRYVPTATFSDYPSLMRLIMNGNPIRSLEAGAFKSLPFLTTLELSDCEIETVEPGAFSGLDNLEWLKLDGNRLNNIRGTDTLPSTLHEIYLHQNPWQCDCRLTDLRAWLVTYKVPHTEEPKCTSPGRLKGELIKTLDLNDLACLPDVSPTTLYLEIAEGKNVSLLCRVSAIPEARVSWWFQGRILQNDSLVAPGVHLYYFVEEGSEEKKSELFIFNTNTEDNGTFVCVAENPAGKSHSNYTIRIIVREEPIVGPPPFPYEYVITIACSISVIVLFLLIGVVACAIRCRRRRMRRRKKERSKVVALQQGKGAPLNPITRLGGAGGLGGARAPEGTAGVVPPPAKANGALLMGAGADGRSHALPPLQHDVMMSLAAAGGGSGGAANPCLAGSPHSMRSYALEANPDLINDTESIGKERHRGDGDGGEEAGGESGSYQEAMENVVPLHPLRHHQLPHGHGLPHQHHTADVHPSPGALDPYHDPDGYPLDFGLPSVGAATPSARFSREAEFLARTAYDLHYSPPDVRYTLEGYPAPAPALPPFPGPAQDSTGSYQDAPYLPSPPAPYKGETTHCVGSQTNGELPNSATLSPTVSPSVPDAAGVAAPPTVATSSSTAVGDASTNTGGGAGAKPPLQRAATAAHSLTESPDEGYVGDGADGSDM